The following coding sequences lie in one Arachis hypogaea cultivar Tifrunner chromosome 9, arahy.Tifrunner.gnm2.J5K5, whole genome shotgun sequence genomic window:
- the LOC140174975 gene encoding uncharacterized protein, with protein MSSRTLTSTRIWYITVTSSWDWSLVLDDMRYLIEPFNILCLARILTLMLLTTFPLSWLHPDAPVHPFPDDPEHPIPAQPLNEVEPEPIIPDEPELAGDYVPVIPPEWDFPPELIPDFPQPDEPALPDGGVAPIYANGPVLANGFVHSDSSVSGGSKGIVVAADDEEEQDPEIEIEQDEEIDEPHGDSPNGHE; from the coding sequence atgagttcgaggacccttacgtctacgaggatctggtacatcacagttacttcatcatgggattggagcctcgtattagacgatatgcgttacctaatcgagcctttcaacatcctctgtctagcccgcattttgaccctgatgctccttacgacttttcccttatcctggttacatcctgacgcacctgtacatccttttcctgatgatcccgagcaccctataccagctcaacctttgaatgaggtggaacctgagcctatcattcctgatgagcccgagttagctggtgactacgtacctgtgataccaccagagtgggactttCCTCCTGAGCTGATCcctgactttccacagcctgatgagccggcactaccagacggtggggtagctcctatatacgcgaacggacctgtgctcgcgaatggttttgtacatagtgacagcagtgtttctggtggatctaagggtatagttgtagctgcggatgatgaggaggagcaggatcctgagatagagatagagcaggatgaggagatagacgagcctcacggcgattctccgaacggccacgagtag